In a genomic window of Nitrospirota bacterium:
- a CDS encoding Hsp70 family protein gives MGKAIGIDLGTTNSVVAVVQAGEPVVIPNQEGNRT, from the coding sequence ATGGGTAAAGCTATAGGAATAGACTTAGGAACAACTAACTCTGTTGTGGCAGTTGTTCAGGCAGGCGAGCCTGTTGTCATACCCAATCAGGAGGGAAACAGGAC